Part of the Denticeps clupeoides chromosome 3, fDenClu1.1, whole genome shotgun sequence genome, GCTTGCATCAGGTAAAACCGCTTTTTACTGCTATTTATTCAGATTATGTTTATGCTGTGTTCTTTACccatcttttttgttttgcatttgtaGTGGCTGGAAACCAGGCCAAACAGACAGGTGTGTCCAGTGTGCAAGGCGGGAATTAGCCGAGACAAAGTCATCCCTTTATATGGAAGAGGCAGCACAGGCCAGCAGGACCCAAGGTTTGCTATATGTTCTATATCTCACAGTGATttcataaattttatttttatcaaatgCCCCTGAGCATTCGAGTGtcacaataaaatgtcattgttaTACTGGTGCATTGCATTCCTAATATTAAGTCATTCCATTATTTAATTAAGAGAAAGAACTCCTCCCCGACCACAAGGACAGCGGCCTGAACCTGAAAACCGGGGGGTAAGTAGGGCCGTTAATTTGGAGTAATTGCACGCAATCAATGGCGAATGACAGCGCAACGCTGGCGGTCATATTGCATGAGGCACATGCAATTTTACATTATGTGATGAAACTATTACACCGCTCGACGCCGTTGCTGTAGTGCAAACCGACCTCGTAATCCATTAACCAAAGTACTTCTCCCATTGAGACTTATTAAGTGCCCTCTGAAGGGCAAACAGGAACAGGCTCTGTATGGCCCAAAGGGAATAACTACACTTTGCTTTAGCAATTGCATCATGTTATCTTTTTAGATCTTAAATATAttgaatttaactttttttaagtaatttttttatctgtagTTTCCAACTAAAACTCTCAAATGTTAATATGGAAGTGTATTTaatttcaaatgtgttttttttttttttttttttctttaaccagtttttcttgttttaagaTGAGGCAGTCATTGACCTTTAACAAGTTTCATGATCTGTTGTCTTGTTTTTTCAGGGCTTTCAAGGCTTTGGGTTTGGTGATGGAGGCTTCCAAATGTCCTTTGGAATAGGAGCCTTTCCTTTTGGAATATTTGCCACAGCATTTAACATAAATGATGGGCGGCCTCCTCCAGGtattattttgcacatttagcTGCATCTTCATTCTGAAGCCCGTTGTATTGGGGAaacagactcataatcagaaagttgcgggttcaaatcccatctcgccaaggtgccactgagcaccgtcccgacacactgctccccgggcgcctgtcatggattcaatcacttcactttttcgtATTTAAATTCTACTGGAGTTTAGATGTTTGTAAGGAGCTAGAGGATGCGGTGTTGAGGGTCATTTAAGTACAATTTTTTTGAAAGTTaagatatattatttaaatgtatgtggAATAGAATCACAGAATCCTCGCACACTTTTTcaaatttatttgatttgcacaccttcaccctaccggttacacatattttatgttttatgttagccaaatattacacttttttttttttttttttttttttgtctttatgtttgcaatatttgcatattggttcattgtatatttgcaatagtgtggtctgtacagtcgctaaagcatttcactgcatatcataccgtgtatgactgtgtatgtgactaTTCCAAATTCAAATTAGATTTATCACTGCAGGTAACATGAATCTattaatagatttttattttattcccaaTTATTTTCAGCTCCACCAGGAACACCCCAGCACATGGATGAACAGTTCCTGTCTCGCCTCTTCCTGTTCGCAGCGCTGGTCATCATGTTTTGGCTGCTTATCGCTTAGATGCTGCACCGTCGCATCCCTGCGTTCAGAGCCGCCGCCTTGTCTGGGCACCATGGTGTCAGGATAAAGTTCCACCGTGGACGTTCCTTTCCTGTTATTGAACGCCGGTCACTTTATTGGCAACTTTTCCACCTTTCCTGGCTTGTCTGATTTCTCTATCGCAGGATATATTCCATGATTAACCATGGTTTGACGAGCCTGTAATTATTGTATGTACCGATGCTGTGTTCagttgtaattattttaattttatctGTGATGTAGCTATGGTCACATCGAGAGCGACTTTGTTTTTAAATTGCTTCGTTCAACCCTTTTACTGCCTGATTTTGCATTTGGTTATTAAATGCGAATGGgggattttctttttgtctgtacTTTGAGTTGTAATGTTGACTCATCCTTGtgcaacattaaaacattactaAAATCACAATCCCAATGTTCATGTTTAGTGTTAAGAAGTGattctttttcttgttttgaacCTGATTGGCCTATAACATTTTCATACAGTGTTACTATTGAGAAGTAAGTTCTATTGTACTTAAAAGGATTATGGGTAATGTATATTAGAATGTTTGCGAGAAGACATTAACATTCATTTCTCAGACAACATCGCCTCACAATGTGACATGGCTTGCAAGAACTGTCcaaacatttaaagaaattacTTAAAAGTATATAAATTTCTACTTTCTCAGTGCCCGGCTGAAACATAAAACCCTTACAAAGGAGCCATGtattctgtaaaatatttatttcctgttataagaaagaagaaaaggggACCAAATCAAAAATGAATCCTGGCCAGCTTAAGGCAAAAACGAAAACGTTCACAAAGGCGAACTTATTTTTTAGTCACTAAATTCTGCGTCATAAAGGATCTGCTGGATTTTGATTTTGGTGGCGCCCCTTTTTTGAGGCGGCAGTCTTTTCAGGGCGGGGACAAAGCTGAGGAGAAACAGCTCGTCCTCATCCTGAGGCCTGTCACGGACGTCCTGTTGCTCCACTGTCTGCTCCATTTCCCTGGCCTCCCGCTTCAGCTTTCGCGGGACATCTGGACAGGTGGCGCAAGGAATGCGGCTCTGCTCTGCGTGGATTTGTACCAGGGAGGGTGCAGGAGACACCTGGATGACCTTTAAGCCCAAGGGCATCTTTCTCTCTGTGGCAAACTGGGGCATTGGGGGCACCTGCTGCACTGGGGCCAGCGGAGGTGCTGAGCTGAGCAGCGGGCCTGCACCCGTCGAGGACGGAGAGGCCTTGACGTTCGTGTTGATGGGCTCCTTGATCCCCTCATCAGACCCGCAGTCGTCCCGATTAGACAGGTCTTCTGCGGTCTCCCATTCGTCCAGTTGCGAGCCCTGCCTTTCTTTGATGTACGGGTCCAGGAACGACAGGGAGTCCCGCAGGTCCCAGAAACCCGCCTTCTTCTTTTTAGTCCTCTCCAGGCGTCTGTCCCGTGCATACCGGTCCCTGATGCTCTTCCATTTGGTTTTACATTCATCTGCTACATGAAAAATTCATAGGTGTGGTTAAACCTGAACGGGTGGCATGATGAGCATACTTTTCCTTAGGTCTAGTAGCCCAATCtaccactttttaaaatgatatttactACTTACACAAGCCGGGACTTCTTGTCTAATCTgttataataatgaataagcttctgtctgtttttcgTGCAACGTTTCAGTGAACGCGACAGTTCACAGCAAAACTCGTCAGGAAACTGACCCGAGCGTCCGATCTCCGCGCCGACCCGTTCCCAGGCGTCCGCTCTCTTGTCGCGGTCGCGGTACACCGGCAGCGTCACGTCGTACAGCTCCGGGTAGTTGCGTACGGTGCCGATCAAGCCTTCCAGCAGCGCCTTAAACATCCTCCAGGGAGCCCCGGGTCGGCCGACCGGCTGCGGTGCTGCCGCGTCAGATACGTTTTAGCGCCAAACGCGACGCGGGGACGCGCGACATGCCGCACTCCGCCCCAAAACACGCTTCTTGAGGACTTTTATTGGCGCAGCGTTGCGCAGCGTCGACGTCGGAGTGAACTGGATCAGCCGCACAGTTTGAAGTGGTCGTCGCGGAAGCGTTTAAAAGAAACGAGGCGCTTTGTGCACGCATGCGCAGTGCGCGGAACTCGACACATGGACGCGAGTCTGGACGTGTTTTACGCACGACGTCATCTGCGTGTCCTGCAAACgcaacaacaaacaacatcGGCTGCGAAGTTAGGTTTACAGTCTTATTTCATCCGACAGTTTTACAGtagaaatatatttagaatGATATTTAGAATGTTAGAgtattaaaatacaatattaaatcCAAATAATATTTTCTGGTATTCTCTTGTATTGCTATATGTATTCACACTGAACGTCAGTCTTCCCTCAAAATCCTCACAGACCGCTACAAAAGCAGAAAAGCATTCTGACCGGCTACATCACTGGCAGGTAGGGCAGTTCCTCCCTCTGTGGTTATGGGTTACTATGCTGTAGATTCTTCTGGGCCTCAACCTAGACACTTCTGTGTAAAATCTGTCTAAAACTGCTCTCGCCTGTGCCATTTGTTTGACGTGTTGCCCTCAGGATTGGGCTACAGGTGCATGATAACGTGTAAGATGAGGGGCAAGACAAACAGAATCAAGTATAGTTTTAGTTCTCCAAAAGCCATTCTGAACGCTCATATAAACTGACTTCATAGACTAACACACTATGAATTCCTTCCATTCTAAAAACACTGCACATTCGCTGTATACTGTGCAATATTATTATTCTCGTTGTCCAATATCTGCTATTCACTACATATGACCACCATTACTGTGCAATATTTAAGTAACATGTACATAAGACCAAACCACTGAAATACAGTTTTACAAAGCAAACACCAGAGCATTTCAatatattttgtgattttttttaatgaatgtatcACCTATGGTGACATACATTTCATCCCTGATCCTGCATGTATTGTACTTTGAATTGTACATGTTTGcaacattgttcattcattgttattCCACAGCTCATGTGTCATCCACCCATTTTGGTGCCTCTATGGAAGAGAAGACAGACATAGAAATGCTTCAGTGACTCCATATTTCACAAAGCCATTGTCAACTCCAACCCACTTTATATCCAGGAGGAAGTGGCCGCCATGTCCAGTCCCAGGGAAGAAGCATTAATACTACTTATCCATTGTCTCTTCATCGTCTCCCATGCCGCTGTCTGTTCTGTTCATGTCCAAGAGAGTCTCCTCAATGCTGATTGCAGTACAGCTTTCGTCTTCTGCCTCATAAACCGGATTGGAGAATGCAGAGAGTGGGAGGTTGATGATGTGCATCTCTTGCTCGTATGCCCTTCGTTCTCGCTGCAGCTTCAGTTTGCAGCCCCTGCAGGAAAACAGTGAAGTAGCTGAGTAACTGAAAGAGTTCAGCAAATTAATGGTAAATATAACAAACTACTGGCTGCATTTTTGGCACACCCTCTGATTTTTAGAGAAACAAGCAATGTGCTGGTTTCTTCAACATTATTGTCCCCAGTAGGGCCATTTTGTAGTGAGAACAGGTAATATATGTCAGTGcgctaaacacacacctgatcTTTCTTAAGGCTAAATAATGTGCATCTACAGACAATAAGATGCTGAAAACCATAGTTACATTTGTTTGAGGTATGTTTCTTGaaatacatttcagaaaaagcaGTGTGTTGTTCTATAAATAAACCATCATTCCATCcgaataaaaatctttttttaccAGAAATAAAAGCAGTATGTAGACTCAACCATTATACTGAACAATGGCTGTGTTATCTCAAGTCTTTCCTTCAATTCTACTTACTTGTGATATAGGTAGCCCAGAGATATTCCTGATCCAAGCAGAATGATGGTGATCATCAAGACAAGCCCAAGAACATGTCCTggacatgaaatatttatttttcaagtaAATATGAGTTGCATGAGATATTTCTAAAATATAATGTACATTGAAATAAGGAtcaaacagtataaaacaacaaaaataaaatcagccCAGTTCTCAAATTTACCCAGAAGGCCAAGGTTTCTTTCCCCTCGAGGCCCTGTGCCGCCTCCCCATCTGATGTCTAGTTCGGGTTTCACTGCAGTGCTCTCTTTCTGCGCAGGAGGGGCGTCCATCTGCTCTGTTCGGCCATCACCAGAAGAAAGTGATGGGAAGAGCTCCGTCCCTGCCACTGGGGAAGAATGTGCACCTGACGCTCAGTGACAGTTTCTATGTAACTATGGAGCAGAAAGATGaggaaatataataataaaaaatttcagATCTGCAATGTTTACTGTAT contains:
- the LOC114787123 gene encoding phosphoinositide-3-kinase-interacting protein 1-like, which produces MIFHEPFFLLITFLVSFWSFSVGEKWQNSTIAYNVSEYHKDPLVAGTELFPSLSSGDGRTEQMDAPPAQKESTAVKPELDIRWGGGTGPRGERNLGLLGHVLGLVLMITIILLGSGISLGYLYHKGCKLKLQRERRAYEQEMHIINLPLSAFSNPVYEAEDESCTAISIEETLLDMNRTDSGMGDDEETMDK
- the LOC114787122 gene encoding uncharacterized protein LOC114787122, with the protein product MFKALLEGLIGTVRNYPELYDVTLPVYRDRDKRADAWERVGAEIGRSADECKTKWKSIRDRYARDRRLERTKKKKAGFWDLRDSLSFLDPYIKERQGSQLDEWETAEDLSNRDDCGSDEGIKEPINTNVKASPSSTGAGPLLSSAPPLAPVQQVPPMPQFATERKMPLGLKVIQVSPAPSLVQIHAEQSRIPCATCPDVPRKLKREAREMEQTVEQQDVRDRPQDEDELFLLSFVPALKRLPPQKRGATKIKIQQILYDAEFSD
- the rnf185 gene encoding E3 ubiquitin-protein ligase RNF185; the encoded protein is MASAAPQASGSSPSDSSSASSSQTAGESSSQDSTFECNICLDTSKDAVISLCGHLFCWPCLHQWLETRPNRQVCPVCKAGISRDKVIPLYGRGSTGQQDPRERTPPRPQGQRPEPENRGGFQGFGFGDGGFQMSFGIGAFPFGIFATAFNINDGRPPPAPPGTPQHMDEQFLSRLFLFAALVIMFWLLIA